TCTGCCACTGCGCAAACCATTACACGTTTTCAACCTTCGCGGCAGGAGCTGATCGCCCGTTATAAACGGTCGGCGATGATGGATAGCGCGACGAAGAACACCGTATTTAAATCGTCGGTGGATGCACATTGGCTGCCGGGCGGCAAAGCCTTCTGGTACTGCAACATACTGGCCGATAGCCTCGAAGAATATATTTATGTGGATGCAACGACCGCCTCGCGGAAACCAGCGTTCGACATGGATGCGCTAACAGCGGCGTTGCGTGCTGCGGGTGTGAATGTTAAGTCCGGACGGCCTGGCATTACAGCGTTGTCGCCGGAAGCAGCGGGCCTCAGGTTCGAAATGAATAAAAAGTGGTATCGATACCAACAGGGCCAGGTGACGGCTATCCCTGATCAACCGCCGGTGGCAGGGGAAAGTAATCAACCAGGCATCTCTCCCGATAAAAAATGGACCGCCTTCATCAAAGACGGGAATGTATTTGTCGCCTCATCACAAGGCGGCGCGCCGGTACAGTTTACCACAGACGGCACCCCTCAAAAGCCCTACGGCCGCCTTAGCTGGAGCCCGGACAGTAAATACCTGGCCGGCTACTATATACAACCGGTACAGGATTCTTCTGTATACTACATCCTCACCGCCGTACCCAACACCACACGCGGGCAACTGCGTTCGCAACCCTACAAGCAACCTGGTGATCCGTTCACGACGTACACAATGTTCGTTTTCGACATCACTCAACGTAAAACGATGAAGACCGACGCGGAGCCCATCGACTTCCTGGATGCGCCGCGACTGCATTGGCTTAAAGATGCCCCCGCGCAATTTACCTACGAAAAGACGGATCGCGGTCACCAGCGCTTCCGGGTGATAGGGGTAGATGCTGCGAGCGGCAAGACACGAGCGATCGTAGACGAACAGACCAAAACGTTCATCTACGAATCGACAATGATCAACGAATACCCCGGAGGCACGAACCTGCTACTGCGCAGCTCAGAAAAGGACGGCTGGAAACACCTGTACCTGGTGGACCTGACCACCGGCAAGGAGCAACAGGTAACGAAAGGCAATTGGATCGTGCGGGGTGTGGACAGTATAGACGTGAAGAAGCGGCAGATCTGGTTCCAGGCCAGCGGCATGCAGGCGGGAGAGGATCCGTACAATGTACACTACTACCGCATCGGTTTTGATGGGAAAGGGCTGCTACCGTTAACGCCGGAAGTGGGTACACACGACATGAAGTATGCGCCGGGTGGGCAGTACTACACAGATACTTATTCACAGGTAAACGTGCCACCGGTAACGAAGCTGCGACGGGCAGCCGATGGCAAAGAAGTGTTGCTGCTGGAAAAAGCGGATGTGTCGCGGTACAGGCAGTCGGGCGCTAAGCCGCCGGAGCCCTTTGTGGCGAAGGCCCGGGATGGCGTTACGGACATTTATGGCATCGTCAGTCGCCCGTCTGACTACGATCCGAATAAGAAATACCCGGTTTTGGAAAATATCTACGCCGGTCCGCACAGCTCCTTCGTTCCGAAAACATTCACCCCTTACAGCGAAATGCAAAGCCTCGCGGAATTAGGGTTCATCGTCGTAATGATCGACGGCATGGGCACCGCCAACCGTTCCAAAGCCTTTCATGATGTGTGCTGGCAAAACCTGGCAGACGCGGGCCTGCCGGACAGGCAGCTGTGGATACAGGCGCTTGCCAGGCAGTATCCATACGTGGATGCTGAACGGGTAGGGATATACGGCACCTCTGCGGGCGGACAAAACACCGTATCTGCACTATTGTTCCACTCCGGGTTCTATAAAGCAGGCGTATCTGCCTGCGGTTGCCACGACAACCGGGTCGATAAACAATGGTGGAACGAGCAATGGATGGGTTACCCTGTTGGTCCGCACTACGACGCGCAATCCAACGTTACCAATGCCGCCCGGCTACAAGGCAACCTGTTGCTGATCGTCGGGGAATACGATACGAACGTGCCCCCGGAATCTACCTACCGCGTAGCGGATGCACTCATCAAGGCCAATAAGGACTTCGACTTCCTGGCCGTACCCGGCATGGGCCATAGCGACGGCGGCCCATATGGCCGCATGAAGAAACGTGACTTCTTCGTGAAGCACCTGATGGGCGTAGCGCCACCTGCACATAATAATGGAGAGTTGCCGATAGGCGTGGAGGTAGGAAGGGAGCGGTGGACGTTTAAATAGGTCTTTCGATAATATTGTCATCGTTTCCCGTAAAACCGGCAAGGCCGTCGGCGGACAGGTATTAAACTTCCTGCAGGATGTTTCTATCTTTACGCGACTGACGCCAGCCGCCTTATGAGTACAACCCTCGTCGCCTCGTTTACTACCCGCCTGCGCCCCAGGGCTGCAGTGTTTGTACAGCATGCAAAACGCGTGGTGCTGCTTCTGGCACTGTGCTGCCCTGCATTGTATACAAATGCTCAAAACAGCCCTGCGCAACTCATGAAGGGCCTGCCGGCCTCCCATGTATACACGCTGAAAGATACCACCCTGATCAGGGAAATGCTGACGTATGGGCATCATTGCCTAGTAAAAAGGGGAGAGCTGAAGGCGGACCTGGATACGGCGTTCACACTCGTGTCACGGGCATACGATATGTCGCTTAAAATTGGGTATAAGTTTGGGGAAGTAACGGCGGGCAATATCATGGCGCAGCATGCTTACGAGTCGCTGGATATGGAACGTATGCTCTCCTGGTTTCGGTATGTATGTGGGGAATATAAAGTGTGGTACCTGCGTAGCGCCGTGTCGGTCATCTTGCCCGCTAACACCCCGCAAGAAATCGATGTCGCCATGCGGTATGCAAAATTAATGCGGGAGGTGGCTGCGGAAAGTAACATGCCCGATGTGGCAAATGAAGCGGAATACTACATTGGTAACTTCCATGCAAAAAAAGGTGATCAGCAGGGACTGAAAAAGGCCTATCTCAACATGATCCATTATCACCGGTCGAAGAATAACCCCAGGAACGAACTGGAAGCCTGGGGCGTACTGGCCAGCCGGGAAGATGGCTCGGACACATCGTTTCCGAACCGGCTTTATATCGCGGAAAAGGTGATCGCACTCAGCAAAAGTACCGGGCATTCCGCTTACCTCTCCGACGCCTACCTCAACCTGGGATATGGCTTATACGTGCAGGGTAAGATCGACCGGGCAGAAGCGGTGCTGCTGGAAGCGGAAGAAGTGCTGTTACATGCGGGTATCAAAAAACGCACCTTTGTGTTTGAACTGCTCGCCCGTATTTACTCTGTAAAAGCCAACGGGTCACGCGCACTTCACTACGCTCGGGCTTCGCTGGAAAACGTCCGGCAGTACGACGCCACGCCGTCAAATATCAATGTCTACACCGTTCGCCTGGCAGAGGTGATGCTGCATTTCGGGAAGGAAAAGGAATACGAAGAACTGTTGCGGGATATGCGCACAAGCGGTGCTGCGGCAAAGTCAACGGACTGGTTCTTTATAATTTCATATGCACAGATTCTACGCCGCTCCAATCCTGCCGGTGCTATCGAATACCTGCTCGATCGCGCTAAACATGTTCCGTTTACAGACCTGATCCGGAAGGTAGAATACCACCGGGAGCTGGGTGTCAATTACTCCTGGCTGTCGGACTACAACAACAGCCTGCAACATATGAAGGAGGCCGATAAGCTGATGGCCGGACTGGATAAACGCTACCAGGGGACGTTTGCAGATGTGTGGCTGAATGTGGCGAAGGTATCCTGGCATGCCGGGTTGTACGATCAGGCGAAATATTACCTCGACCGGGCCGACAGCATCCCGCGTGGACTGGTGCCCATTACCAGCCAGGTGTCTGCCGAGTATTACCGGTTTAAGATCGACAGTGCGCAACGTAATTACCTGGCCGCCCTCAATCATTATATCCGCCATAAAAACTTCAGCGACAGCCTCTTTAACGTAGAGAAAATGCGGCAGATGGAAGAACTGAACGTTCGTTACGAGACCGATAAAAAGGAGCAACTGCTTGCGCAAAATGCGAGGGAGATCGTATGGCTGAACAGCCAGCAGGCACTGGGCCGGCAGCTGCTGGAGGAAACGAAGATCAATGCCCTGCAACAGGAACGTTTACAACAACAGAACGTGTTAAACCTGCGTAATGAAAGTAAACAACGGAGCGACTCGCTGCGGCATTCGGAGGAGACCAACCGCCTGCTGAACAAAGATGCCGCCATGCAGAAAGCCCTGCTTGGCCAGGCGCGCAGTGTGCGTAACCTGATGATCATCGCCGCGATATTACTGGTATTGCTGCTGCTCGCCACCTACAGCCGCTATATCCTCAAACAACGCAACAACCAGCAGCTGCGGCAGCAACAGGCGCTCATCACCAATAAGAACGAATCCCTGCAAAAGCTGGTCAGCGAAAAAGAATGGCTGCTCAAGGAAGTGCATCACCGCGTGAAAAATAACCTGCAAGTGGTGATGAGCCTACTTAATATCCAGTCGCATTACCTGCAGGACGATACAGCGATTTCCGCCATCCGTAACAGTCAGCACCGGGTTAACGCCATCTCACTCATCCACAAAAAACTATATCAGTCCGATAACCCGGCCATGGTAGATATGCAGCATTACATCAAGGAGCTTACCGACCAGTTGCGCGAGTATGCCGACCAGCGGCAGGACATACGCATGGCCTTAAACATTGCGCCCATCGTGCTGGACATCAACAAAGCCTTGCCGATAGGGCTTATCCTCAATGAAGCGATTACCAACGCTTTTAAATATGCCTTTCCGGACGGGCGGCCCGGCGAAATCGTGATCGGCTTAATGCAGCCGAAGCTCAATGAAGTGTTACTAACGGTAACGGATAATGGCATTGGTATGCCCGATGCGGAACAGCGCGCAGCAGGCAATTCTCTCGGGATGAGTCTGATGAAGGGATTGAGCTCGGATATGGATGCGGAGTTCAGTATTACGGGCGATAACGGCACCCGCATTGCCGTAAGGTTGCAGCTGGACGATCAGGCTTCATCGGGGTAAAGTTTTTCTATCTCCCTTAAAGCAGTAGCCAGTTCGTGTCGTGCGTCAGCAGGTAAATGCCGTTTCGGTACACCAACTAATTCTTTCTTTTTACGGTAGAAGAAGATGCGGTCTCGAAAGCGCAGGATCCGCCGGTTTTCTTCATAATAATAGAAATCGTCGAACGGGATTACGTAGTCCGCGTACCCGCTAAGCACGCGCAGCACACTGATCGTCACGGTTTTGGTCTGGTAATCGAAACTGATGTCCGACAAGTGTTTGGTGAAAAGAGAGAACACAAAATAGAGGATGCAGATGATCGTGACGATCTGTTTATCTGTATCAAAATTAAGTACAAAACTTCCCTTGACAATTGATACCAGGTAAAAGCAAAGGAGCAGCACGCACACCGTAAACAGTGCCGACGCCAGGTAACCGGCGCGGCTTTTCAGTGATGGGTTATAAATAATGACGGTTTCCGGCATGCTTAAAAATAGTAAAAACCTGTATACCTGCCAGTGATTGAAAAAAATCTGTTAATTTCCCACATCCTTAAACCAAAGCGAATGAGCACTACTTTAATTGTTGTTATCCTTGTTGCAGCCGTGATACTGGTATGGGCTGTATCCCTCTACAACCGGCTGGTCGGCAGCCGAAACCGGGTAAAGGAATCCTGGAGCGGGATCGACGTGAGCCTCAAAAAACGCTACGATCTCGTACCTAACCTGGTTGAAACGGTGAAAGGCTATGCCCGGCACGAACAGCAAACGCTGGAGAAAGTAACCAGTTACCGCACCGCGTCGATGAACGCCACCACCCCCGAACAAAAAGCCGAAGCCGCCACAGGGCTCACCCGCGCACTGGGCTCGCTGTTCGCAGTGGCCGAAGCTTATCCGGATTTAAAAGCGAACGGCAACTTTCAGCAGCTGCAGTCAGAGCTGGCAGATATTGAGAACAACCTGGAATCTGCCCGCCGGTATTACAACGGTACGGTGCGCGAGAACAATAACCTGGTAGAACGTTTCCCGTCCAACATCGTAGCGGGTATGTTCGGGTTTACCACCAATACGTTTTTTGAGATCGACAATACTGCTCACCGCGAAAGGCCCAACGTTTCTTTTTCATGATGAAACATTTACTGCTATGCCTCCTGGCCCTGCTACCACTGGCAGGCCGCCTGTCCGCACAGGATTCCGTTTACGCCGGGGAGCCCGAACAATATTATTCCGAAGGCATCATCCACTTTCATACAGACCTCCAGGTAGAAAAGGACGGTAACCTGAAGGTGGTGGAACATATCAAAGTGTTCGCCGCCGGCAACATCATACAGCGCGGCATCATCCGGAAGATACCGCAAACGCGCCCCAACAAGTATGGCCGCAATAAGCGTGTACCCATTGAGGTGACTGACGTGCAAAAGGACGGAGAGCCGGTGCCGCACGTCATCACTACGGAAGGGAATTATTTGCAGATCCGTATTGGCGACGCTAACATCATGCTTAACACTGGCGTGTACGAGTACACGATCAGTTACCACTCGCGCGGCCACGTAGGCTTCTTTGAAGGTTTCGACGAAATCTACTGGAACTCGACAGGGACGGAGTGGGAGCTGCCGATCGTAAAGGCCTCTGCAACGGTCCGACTGCCGGAGGGTGCGAAGGTGATACAGGCTGCCTGTTACACCGGCCCCGAGGGATCAAAGGCTTCTGATTGCACCATTACTTACAATGATAGTCTTCAACCAACGTTCCACGCTTCCCATTTATTGAAGGAAAGAGAAGGCCTGACGGTGGCCGTCGGCTTCACGCCCGGCATTATTCAACGGCCTGCACCGGCAGGCATGTGGGAGCAGCTGTGGGATTGGATCGATGCTTACCGTGCGTACGTGCTGGCCGTATTGGGACTGGGTTTCTTGCTGCCTTACTATTACTTCACCTGGCGCAAACACGGCAAAGACCCGGAGAAGCCGGTAGTCGTTGCGCGTTTCGATCCGCCCAACGGTTACTCACCTGCGGTGTTGCGCTTCCTGCATAAAAAGGTGGTCGACAGCAAATCCCTCGCTGCGGCGTTGGTGAATATGGCCGTGAAGAAGGTGGTGGCCGTTCGTAAAGATCATACCGGCTTTTACCTGGATAGGAAAGAGGGGGCGCCGTCTAAACTGGCCACCGAGGAACGGCAGCTGTTCAGCAAAATGATGCAGAGTAACCTCACGCTGGAGTTGTCGGACATCAACAAATACAAAATCCGCGCGGGCCGCGAGGCGTTCGAGGACAGTGTGAAGAACCAATACAACCTGAAAGATTACTTCCTGAAAAATAGCCGCCAGATGTGGATCGGCGGACTGATAACCCTGGGCGTCCTGCTCACCTACCTCTTGTGCGTAGATTTCGGTGCCCTGTTCGTAGTGTTCATCGTGCCCTTCGCCGCAGCAGGCGCCGCTATGTTGTTCGCCGGCATACGCGCGCTGAAACAGGGCTGTGCAGGCGTATTCCTGATCGGTATGGGCTTTATGTTCCTGGTAGTACCTTTGGGGGCCGTATACGGCGTGCTGCAACACCTGCCGCCGGTATCCATCGCATTCGTGTTCATCCTGCTGGCTGCGTATATTTTGTTCGTGCGGCTCATACAGGCTCCCACGGAAGATGGCGCCGCGTTACAAGCGCAAATTGAAGGTTTCCTCCTATACCTCACCGTAGCCGAGGAACACCGCCTGAATATCCTCACGCCGCCCGAACATACGCCACAGTTGTTCGAGCGCCTGCTGCCTTACGCCATTGCGCTGGGAGTGGAGAATGAATGGGGGCAGAAGTTTAAGGATGTGCTGGAAAATATTCAATATGCCCCCGAATGGTACAGCGGTGGCACGCTCAGTTACGCCCATTTCGACGATGCATTTACCAATCGCTTCGCCTCTACGGTCGAAAAGGCGGGCAGAGCCCCTGCAGCGTCATCTTCCGGCAGTTCGTCCGGCAGTTCCTCTTCCGGTAGTTCCAGCTGGAGCAGCGGTAGCAGTAGTAGCAGCGGCTCGTCCGGTGGTGGTGGCGGTGGTGGTGGTGGCGGAGGCTGGTAATAGCTTTTTAGCCATCTGTAAGTTCTTTTCTCAGCCGCCGTTGTGTCACTCACTTCGGCGGCTGTTTCGCAACTTAACCCCGATAAAATGTACAACACAACCCTTCATTCGTAAGTTGTCCGCCGCTCCGCGGGCACGTAGCTTTACAGGCACCTGGGAGGCCGCCCAACAATCCGGCGGCGAAAACGTTATTCTTCCGGGCATCAAACGTTAATGATATTTCATATGAACCAGTCGCCTCTTGCCGGCAACATCCTTACTGTGGATATTGGCGGCTCGCACATCAAAGCTGCCATTATTGACCCGCATGGAGCTTTCGTGCAACCGTACGAAGCCGTTAAAACGCCTAAAAATCCCGACCCGGCGCGGGTAATCGATATCATCCGGGAACTGGTGAAAAACTTCCCGCCGTATGCAATGGTATCGGTAGGTTTCCCGGGGTTTGTGGACAAAGGTTTGGTAATTACAGCGCCTAACCTGGGTACAGACAAATGGTACGGCATGCACCTGCAACAACGCCTGGAAGAGTTGCTGGCCCGGCCGGTACAGGTACGGAACGACGCCGACCTGCTGGGATTAGGTCTTATCACCGGCAAAGGACTCGAAATGGTGATCACCCTTGGAACGGGATTTGGTACTGCTTTGTTCTCCAACGGAAACCTGCTGCCACACCTCGAAATAGGGCAGCATCCCATCTCTTCCAAACACACTTACGATACGTATGTTGGCGCCCGCGCACTGGAAAAAGAAGGAGCAGAGAAGTGGAACAAACGAATGAAAAAGGTCATATCTGTACTGCAAACGGTGTTCAACTACGATCACCTTTACATCAGCGGCGGCAGCGCAGAAAAGATTAACTTCAGTCTCGACGGAAACATTACGCTGGTATCGGCCAAAGACGGGCTGAAGGGCGGCGTAAAACTTTGGATGTCGGCAGAAAAGGAAGCCGTATTACAGGAACTTTAAAAAAAATAGCAGCACATATTATGGGATCTTACTCAGTAAACATTGCAGAACAGGCGATCAATACCGCTCGGCTGCTGGCCGTCGACGGCGTACAGGCGGCTAATTCAGGTCACCCGGGCATGCCGATGGGCGCAGCGCCGATGGCACATACGCTCTGGGGGCACTACATGCGTTACAATCCGCAAAATCCACATTGGGCCAACCGCGACAGGTTTGTACTGTCAGCCGGCCACGGCTCTATGTTGCAATACGCTTACCTGTACCTCACGGGCTATAACATCACCATCGATGACCTGAAAAAGTTCAGGCAGCTCGGCAGCAAAACCGCCGGTCACCCCGAATACGGGCTGCTCGACGGCATAGAAGTAACGACCGGTCCACTGGGACAGGGCTTCGTAAACGGCGTGGGCATGGCCATTGCACAAAAACACCAGGCAGCACGCTTTAACAAACCAGGCTTCGAACTGTTCAACTATCACATCTACGCCATTTGCAGCGATGGCGATATGATGGAGGGCATTACCTCCGAAGCGGCTTCGCTGGCAGGTCACCTGCAGCTAGGCAACATCATCTACTTTTATGATGATAACCATATTTCGATTGAAGGCGATACGGCGGTGACGTTTAGTGAAGACGTAACCAAACGCTTCCAGGCATACCATTGGCATGTACAGGAAGTGGCTGATGGCAATGATCTCGGCGCGTTGTCTGATGCAGTGCATAAAGCCTTGCAGGAAACGGACCGCCCATCACTCATCAAAGTACGCACGCATATTGGGTATGGCAGCCCGAATAAGGTAGATACGGCCGGTGTACACGGCTCTCCGCTCGGTGCCGATGAGATCAAACTGGTAAAACAACGCTTCGGCTTCGATCCGGAGGTTTCATTCGCCGTACCGGAAGATGTGTTTAACTACTACCGCGAAGCCGGCGACAAAGGCGCATTACTGGAAAAAGAATGGGATGCCCTGTTTACATCCTACAAAAAACAATATCCTGAACTGGCGGCTACTTATCTCGAAGAAAGTAAAGGCCAGCTGCCGGCAGAATGGACGCTGGACTTACCGGAATTTGAACCGGTGAAAGGCGGCATCGCTACCCGTAAGGCTTCCGGCAAAGTGCTGAACGCCATCGCTGCCGGTTTACCCGGACTGCTCGGAGGCTCGGCCGACTTGTCGCCCTCTACGGACACGCACCTGGACAAATACAGTTCTTTTGCCGCCAACGACCGCCTGGGCCGTAACTTCCATTTCGGCATCCGCGAACATGCGATGGGGGCTATACTGAACGGCATGGCGCTCACGCCGGGCACGATCCCGTACGGCGCCACGTTCCTCATCTTCTCAGAGTACATGCGTCCGCCGATAAGGCTGGCTGCCATCATGAAAATACGGCCCATCTTCGTGTTTACGCACGATAGCATTGGTTTGGGTGAAGACGGCACCACGCATCAACCTATAGAACAATTAATATCGTTACGTTCTATTCCAAACCTCCTCGTAATACGCCCTGCCGACGCAAACGAAACCGCGCAGGCATGGCGTGTGGCCATACAACATACTACCGGCCCGGTGGTGATCGTGCTCACGCGGCAAAACCTGCCGGTGTTAGACCAGCAGCGTTACACAAAGGCAACTTCGCTGGAAAAAGGCGCATATGTATTGTCAGAAGCGCATGCAACACCTGAACTGATTCTCATTGCCACCGGTTCGGAAGTGCAACTGGCCATACAGGCGCAGGAGAAGCTGAAAGAAGAAGGCATCGCGGCAAGGGTAGTGAGCATGCCATCGTGGGAGCTGTTCGAAAAGCAGGATGCGGCTTATAAGGAGTCCGTACTGCCAAAAAGTATTCGCCGCAGGGTATCCATAGAGGCCGGTTCCACACTGGGTTGGCTGAAATATACGACCGAAGACGGCGATGCGATGGGTATCGATACATTCGGCGAATCGGCACCGGCAGAGGCATTGTACAAACACTTTGGCTTAACAGTGGAGGAAGTAGTAAGGCGATCAAAAGCGTTAAAAAAATAACATGGATGCAACCAATGTAAAAGTACTTTTCCTGGATGTAGGCGGCGTATTGCTCACCAACGGATGGGGACATAAATCACGCGAGAAAGCGGCGCAGCTGTTCAACATCAGCTATGCAGAAATGAATACGCTGCACGATTTCATCTTCAACGTGTATGAGATCGGCCGTATTTCGCTGGACCAGTATCTTGACTTCACCGTGTTTAATCACCCGCGTGATTTCACGAAAGAGGATTTTAAAGCGTTTATGTATTCGCAGTCAGAAGCATTGCCCGATATGCTGCCATGGCTGCTGGAGTGGAAACGGTCGGGCTGCGCGTTCCGCATCATTTCCATCAATAACGAAGGAAAAGAACTGAACGATTACCGTATCAAAAAGTTTCGCCTTCACGATGTGTTCGACGCATTTATTTCCTCCTGCGAAGTAGGCATGCGTAAACCGGATCCGGGCATCTTTCAGCTGGCAATGGGCATTGCGCAGGTAAATCCCGATCAGTGTTATTATTTCGACGATCGTGTCATGCTGACAGAAACCGCGCGGGGACTGGGCATCAACGCATTTCATCATACGGACTTCAATACGTCTAAAAGTATCATCGAAAAATTGTAGCTTCATGGATGGTCGGGGAGCGGGTATAACGTTCCCCGGCTACACGAAGCTAAAACCGGTGATATGACAGCAGAAGCAACAAGATTAGCGCAGCATTACGATAAGAAAGAGAATTGGCTGAAGTGGGGACCGTACTTGTCGGAGCGGCAGTGGGGCACCGTGCGGGAGGATTATAGTCGCGACGGCAACGCCTGGGACTATTTGTCGCACGACATGGCACGCAGTAAGGCATATAAGTGGGGAGAAGACGGCATAGCCGGTATCAGCGACGATAAACAATTGCTTTGCCTGAGCCTCGCACTCTGGAACGGCAAAGATCCTATTCTGAAAGAACGCCTCTTTGGCCTCACAAACGGGGAAGGCAATCATGGCGAAGATGTTAAAGAACTTTATTATTATCTCGACAATGTTCCTACACATTCGTATCAGCAATACCTTTATAAGTATCCGCAGCAGCCTTACCCGTACAATTGGCTGGTGGAGGAAAACG
This genomic interval from Chitinophaga horti contains the following:
- a CDS encoding HAD family hydrolase, which codes for MDATNVKVLFLDVGGVLLTNGWGHKSREKAAQLFNISYAEMNTLHDFIFNVYEIGRISLDQYLDFTVFNHPRDFTKEDFKAFMYSQSEALPDMLPWLLEWKRSGCAFRIISINNEGKELNDYRIKKFRLHDVFDAFISSCEVGMRKPDPGIFQLAMGIAQVNPDQCYYFDDRVMLTETARGLGINAFHHTDFNTSKSIIEKL